The proteins below come from a single Cannabis sativa cultivar Pink pepper isolate KNU-18-1 chromosome 3, ASM2916894v1, whole genome shotgun sequence genomic window:
- the LOC133028923 gene encoding uncharacterized protein LOC133028923 produces MAFNKAILVLLMLSLVAVTTHARVDFVGLFANGHSPYCPPPGPTKCISCECNKDAGNSVCVRSDTRQGKCPSNCSEGCLCDRSLCPRCWCSYKVEECPKSCPPPSSTSTAEAAFENLLSFKTD; encoded by the exons ATGGCGTTCAACAAGGCTATCCTGGTGTTGTTAATGTTGTCACTTGTGGCTGTAACAACTCATGCTCGTGTGGACTTTGTGGGGCTTTTTGCTAATGGTCATTCTCCCTATTGTCCACCACCTG GACCAACGAAATGTATAAGTTGTGAGTGTAACAAAGATGCTGGGAATTCGGTGTGTGTTCGTAGTGATACGAGACAAGGAAAGTGCCCATCAAACTGCAGTGAAGGTTGCCTCTGTGATAGGTCTCTTTGCCCTCGTTGTTGGTGCTCGTATAAGGTTGAGGAATGCCCAAAAAGCTGCCCCCCACCCAGTAGTACCTCCACCGCCGAAGCTGCCTTTGAGAATCTTCTCTCTTTCAAGACAGACTAA